DNA sequence from the Sphingomonas taxi genome:
CCAGCATCCGCTGCGTCACCGCAAAGCCGCCGAAGATATTGATGCTGGCGAGCACCACGCCGAGCAGCCCGAGCCATTTCGACGCGCTGCTTCCCGCCGCCGCGCCGGCGATCAGCGCGCCGACGATGATGACGCTGGAAATGGCGTTGGTCACCGCCATCAGCGGCGTGTGCAGCGCCGGCGTCACCGACCAGACGACGTAATAGCCGACGAAACACGCCATCACGAAGATCGACAGGATCGCTACGAAGTCCATCATCCCACTCCTTCAGGCGGCGATGCGGCGGGGCGACGGCACCGCCCGCCCCATCTCCTCGGCCGCTTCCATCCAGCAGCGTACGGCATCATAGGCGTTGGCCAGCGCTTCTTCCGGCGTATCGCCGTCCGAGCGGCAGCCCGGTAGCTCCGGTACGACCGCGGCGTAACCGCCACCGTCGTCGTCACGGAGGGGCACGATGTCGACTTCGTAATCCTGCGGGTTCATTCAGCCTGCTCCCGAACCGCGTCCACGAACTTCACGAGTTCGCGGATATACACGGGTTTGATCGGACGATGCGCAGGGATGGTCAGGATCTGCGCGACCGATTGATGCTTCACCTTATAGTGTGACCCCTGACGGGGCGGCGTACAAGCGATACCGAAGCCACGACATAACGTTTCGATGTCCGCCATGCGCCAGTCGCGCGGCGCCTCCCGCATCCGTTCGAGGAGCGCCTCCGCCCTCACGTCTAGGCGAGCAACCGCGAGTTGACGATTTGCCCGTCCCGGGTCAGCCGCACCGCGTCGCCGATCTCGGCGTCGAGCACCGGGCGGCCGGCGTCCTTGTCCCAGAAGGTCGACAGGAAATTGTAGAGGTTGCGGCTGAACAATGCCGAAGCGTCGGCGGGCAGGCGCGAGGCCATGTTGCGGTGGCCGATGATGCGGACGCCATGACGTTCGACGATCTCGCCCGCCACCGCGCCCTCGACGTTGCCGCCCTGCTCGACCGCGAGGTCGACGATCACGCTGCCCGGCTTCATCGATGCGACCTGCGCGTCGCTGATCAGCCGCGGTGCGGGGCGGCCGGGGATCAGCGCCGTCGTGATCACGATATCCTGTTTGGCGATATGGCCGGAGACGAGCTCGGCCTGCGCGGCCTTATACTCCTCGCTCATCTCGCCGGCATAGCCGCCGGTGCCCTCGCCCTCGATACCGGCGACGGCCTCGACGAAGATCGGCTTGGCGCCGAGCGACTGGATCTGTTCGCGCGTCGCGGCGCGCACGTCGGTGGCGGAAACCTG
Encoded proteins:
- a CDS encoding type II toxin-antitoxin system HicA family toxin yields the protein MRAEALLERMREAPRDWRMADIETLCRGFGIACTPPRQGSHYKVKHQSVAQILTIPAHRPIKPVYIRELVKFVDAVREQAE
- a CDS encoding type II toxin-antitoxin system HicB family antitoxin, giving the protein MNPQDYEVDIVPLRDDDGGGYAAVVPELPGCRSDGDTPEEALANAYDAVRCWMEAAEEMGRAVPSPRRIAA
- a CDS encoding NAD(P) transhydrogenase subunit alpha; this translates as MDFVAILSIFVMACFVGYYVVWSVTPALHTPLMAVTNAISSVIIVGALIAGAAAGSSASKWLGLLGVVLASINIFGGFAVTQRMLAMYKKKERPAAAKP